From the Fulvia fulva chromosome 2, complete sequence genome, one window contains:
- a CDS encoding Nucleoporin POM33, translating to MAPPATQGDSLQERLLKLAQTLQFAWFVGHVTLLLCTLRYGLSYIFLKYYSRWAQFSYRTAFIAAAATYGIVVFKGYRARAKSGKQPSSPLALVTDENVQYLAMALLWLFSRQYPLAMLPYAIYSVFHVLTYTRGILLPTLQPAPAAAAGQKPQSSGLAETLGRFVKDYYDASMSLVAGLELALWFRILGSAIFFVKGSWIILALFTVFLRARISQSTFVQGMIKQLGARGDALTQRQDVPPAARQAWDTAKNVLKQIHDQTDMNRFVGGAQQAPPKKAQ from the exons ATGGCTCCGCCCGCGACCCAGGGCGACTCACTGCAAGAGCGCCTCCTCAAGCTAGCACAGACGCTGCAGTTTGCGTGGTTCGTCGGCCATGTGACATTGCTCCTCTGCACGCTCCGCTACGGCCTCAGTTACATCTTCCTCAAGTACTACAGCCGGTGGGCCCAGTTCAGCTATCGCACCGCCTTCATCGCAGCCGCGGCCACCTACGGCATAGTAGTCTTCAAGGGATACCGCGCACGCGCAAAGTCTGGCAAGCAGCCAAGCAGCCCACTGGCATTGGTCACCGACGAGAATGTGCAGTACCTTG CAATGGCCCTCCTGTGGCTCTTCTCCCGCCAATATCCACTCGCCATGCTCCCATACGCCATCTACAGCGTGTTCCACGTCCTCACCTACACCCGCGGCATCCTCCTGCCAACTCTCCAGCCAGCGCCAGCTGCTGCAGCAGGCCAGAAACCACAATCATCCGGCCTTGCTGAGACCCTCGGCCGCTTCGTGAAGGACTACTATGACGCGAGTATGTCTCTCGTCGCTGGCCTTGAGTTGGCATTGTGGTTCCGCATCCTTGGCTCGGCCATCTTCTTCGTCAAGGGAAGCTGGATCATTCTGGCTCTCTTCACCGTTTTCCTCCGCGCCCGCATCAGCCAGAGCACTTTTGTGCAGGGCATGATCAAGCAGCTCGGTGCTCGCGGTGATGCGCTCACTCAGCGCCAGGATGTTCCGCCAGCTGCTCGCCAAGCCTGGGACACTGCCAAGAACGTGCTTAAGCAGATCCACGACCAGACCGACATGAACCGTTTCGTAGGCGGCGCCCAGCAAGCGCCACCAAAGAAGGCACAGTAA